One genomic region from Alteromonas pelagimontana encodes:
- a CDS encoding AraC family transcriptional regulator yields the protein MKSKLNELISIVGDIATSGKTDTGIPRIAVVKGKIPEHKLSGLYEPMINLVIQGSKRLNVGGDVFHYSPSTYFVMSVDLPATGEVFPDTSSGEPYMAIALTISSAVLGEILEGFQPHSIPSASKGYGIGNMTSELLDVWLRLLKLTQRPEMIAFLAPLYEKELLYLTLLGAQGAVLRDIAIQGTTLKQVHTSIKWIRAHFKEAITVPELAEIAGMSEPSFFRKFKSVTSLTPIQYQKQMRLLEARRLLVETDSSAGAVSYEVGYESHSQFTRDYTRFFERSPSKDAKVIKALFM from the coding sequence ATGAAATCAAAGTTAAACGAGCTAATTTCAATAGTTGGCGACATTGCGACATCGGGGAAAACGGATACTGGCATCCCAAGGATAGCCGTTGTCAAAGGAAAAATACCTGAACATAAGCTTTCTGGCCTATACGAGCCGATGATTAATCTTGTCATTCAGGGCAGTAAGCGGCTGAACGTGGGGGGCGATGTTTTCCATTACTCACCTTCAACCTATTTTGTGATGTCAGTAGATCTACCGGCCACAGGAGAAGTGTTTCCCGATACTTCTTCCGGCGAACCCTATATGGCCATCGCCCTGACGATCAGCTCCGCAGTGCTGGGTGAAATACTGGAAGGCTTTCAACCTCATTCCATTCCGTCCGCTTCCAAGGGCTATGGCATAGGTAACATGACCAGCGAACTGTTAGATGTATGGCTTAGGTTATTAAAACTAACGCAAAGGCCCGAGATGATAGCTTTCCTTGCGCCCCTGTACGAAAAAGAACTGTTGTACCTTACCTTGTTAGGAGCACAAGGCGCTGTACTGAGAGACATAGCCATTCAGGGGACGACACTTAAACAAGTCCACACGTCAATTAAATGGATACGGGCTCACTTTAAAGAGGCAATTACAGTGCCCGAGCTAGCTGAAATCGCTGGAATGAGTGAACCGTCTTTTTTTAGAAAATTCAAATCTGTGACATCATTAACCCCAATCCAGTATCAAAAGCAAATGCGCTTGCTCGAGGCCCGCCGGTTGCTAGTGGAAACTGACAGCAGTGCGGGAGCAGTCAGTTATGAAGTCGGTTACGAGAGTCACTCTCAGTTTACCCGTGACTACACGCGTTTCTTTGAGCGAAGCCCTTCAAAGGACGCGAAGGTCATCAAGGCACTATTTATGTAG
- a CDS encoding SLC13 family permease, with amino-acid sequence MAESQKTSEDKATYQKVGLLLGPAVFLLIAILPAPGDLSQSAWFTAAVATWMAIWWSTEAVHVAVTALLPLVVFAPLGILPIKAAAAPYANPTIYLFLGGFIIAAALQKADLHRRIAYFILSYVSRSARSIILGFMIVSALLSMWMTNTSTTMMLLPIALSIVSTLDGETGNFSARERKHFQIALLLGIAYAATIGGMSTLVGTPPNAFLVGFMSETYGVQLDFAKWMLIGIPLSVTLLPIAWIVLTRWIYPVSFVTPSSARSELEQQRKALGPIRSEEWRVGIVFALVAMAWMTRPLFARWLNIDGVSDAGIAMLAAVSLFIIPNGKSTGSLMEWSNMKDIPWGILILFGGGLSLAAAVSTSGLAQWLGEGLLNIDAFGVVILVLCATTLVIFLTELTSNLATAATFLPVVAVIALEMGGTPMTLILPVTLAASCAFMLPVATPPNAIVFSSGYISIPQMVKAGFMLNLISIVLVTAIAVWLAPLVF; translated from the coding sequence ATGGCAGAGTCACAGAAGACTAGCGAAGACAAAGCCACCTATCAAAAAGTCGGTTTACTATTGGGGCCGGCAGTTTTCTTACTGATTGCAATACTGCCTGCACCAGGAGATCTTAGTCAATCGGCGTGGTTTACCGCTGCTGTCGCGACCTGGATGGCGATATGGTGGTCGACCGAGGCAGTTCATGTGGCAGTAACCGCTTTACTGCCGTTAGTGGTATTTGCACCATTGGGTATATTACCGATTAAAGCTGCCGCGGCCCCCTACGCTAACCCCACCATTTATCTTTTTCTGGGTGGCTTTATCATTGCCGCGGCGTTGCAAAAGGCGGATCTGCACCGTCGTATTGCCTATTTTATCTTGAGTTATGTTAGCCGTTCGGCGCGCTCTATTATCTTGGGGTTTATGATTGTTAGCGCGCTGCTTAGTATGTGGATGACTAATACCTCTACCACTATGATGCTGTTGCCTATTGCTTTATCTATTGTCTCTACACTTGACGGTGAAACGGGCAATTTTTCGGCTCGTGAACGTAAACATTTTCAAATCGCGCTACTGCTGGGAATTGCTTACGCCGCTACTATTGGCGGAATGTCTACCCTGGTGGGAACACCTCCCAATGCCTTTCTTGTTGGCTTTATGAGTGAAACCTATGGTGTGCAACTGGATTTTGCCAAGTGGATGCTTATCGGCATACCACTAAGTGTTACGTTGTTGCCTATTGCGTGGATAGTGCTTACCCGGTGGATCTATCCGGTATCATTTGTTACACCTTCCAGTGCAAGGAGCGAACTCGAACAGCAACGTAAAGCATTAGGCCCAATCCGGAGTGAGGAATGGCGTGTAGGTATTGTCTTTGCATTGGTCGCCATGGCGTGGATGACCCGCCCATTATTTGCTCGCTGGCTGAACATTGATGGCGTTTCTGATGCCGGCATCGCGATGTTGGCAGCAGTGTCGCTCTTTATTATTCCTAACGGAAAATCTACCGGCTCCCTGATGGAATGGTCAAATATGAAAGATATACCTTGGGGCATCCTGATCTTGTTCGGTGGCGGTCTGAGTCTGGCAGCAGCAGTTTCTACGTCGGGGCTGGCACAATGGCTAGGCGAAGGATTGCTTAATATTGACGCTTTCGGCGTGGTGATACTGGTGTTATGTGCTACTACACTCGTGATATTTCTCACCGAATTAACCAGTAATCTGGCTACGGCTGCGACATTTCTGCCGGTAGTGGCAGTGATTGCACTGGAAATGGGGGGAACACCGATGACGCTTATTCTCCCTGTGACGCTGGCCGCGAGTTGCGCATTTATGCTGCCGGTGGCAACACCGCCCAATGCTATCGTGTTTTCTTCTGGTTACATCAGTATTCCCCAAATGGTCAAAGCCGGATTCATGCTTAACCTTATCAGTATTGTGCTGGTTACCGCGATTGCTGTGTGGTTAGCACCACTGGTATTCTAG
- a CDS encoding ankyrin repeat domain-containing protein produces the protein MVLNEFSVSVAERLGGSRFYLRTEIASHGENMSVQERPASPPQALDAETHALVEELFQVVRAGETARIKGLLAMGLVPNLRDSKGDSLLMLASYHGHAEMADLLLKHGADPELANDRCQTPLAGAAFKGDIAMARLLLQHGADANGRIPGGKTPIMFAAMFDRADMIDLLLEHGADPSFPELGLSTTALAGEVPV, from the coding sequence ATGGTACTGAACGAGTTTAGTGTCAGCGTAGCCGAGAGGCTCGGTGGCTCACGGTTCTATTTGCGAACAGAGATAGCTTCCCACGGAGAAAATATGAGTGTTCAGGAAAGGCCAGCTTCACCCCCTCAAGCGCTCGATGCCGAAACTCATGCGCTGGTAGAGGAACTGTTTCAGGTGGTGCGCGCGGGCGAAACGGCACGTATCAAAGGCTTGTTGGCTATGGGGCTGGTACCCAACCTGCGAGATAGTAAGGGCGACAGCCTGCTGATGCTGGCAAGCTATCACGGCCACGCGGAAATGGCCGACCTTCTTTTGAAACACGGCGCAGATCCTGAGCTTGCCAACGATCGCTGCCAAACGCCTTTGGCGGGCGCCGCTTTTAAGGGCGACATCGCCATGGCGCGCCTTCTTCTTCAGCATGGCGCCGATGCCAATGGTCGCATTCCCGGCGGCAAAACCCCTATAATGTTTGCTGCAATGTTTGATCGGGCGGACATGATAGATTTATTGTTGGAGCACGGAGCGGACCCATCATTTCCCGAGTTGGGGTTAAGCACGACAGCACTGGCTGGAGAGGTTCCAGTGTGA
- a CDS encoding catalase, protein MKEQDKRPANRVLTTRQGHPVTNNQSQRTVGSRGPATLENYHFLEKISHFDRERIPERVVHARGFVAYGELEVTGKIGDEPASKYTRAKLFQDAGKKTDLAIRFSTVIGGRDSSEAARDPRGFAVKFYTEDGNWDLVGNNLSIFFIRDAIKFPDVIHALKPDPVTFRQEPNRIFDFMSQTPESMHMLTHLFSPRGIPATYRHMEGFGVNTYKMVNEQGETFLVKYHFHPKCGIASLTDMEAAKLQGQDLGHASKDLYEAIERGEYPQWDMYVQIMEDHEHPELEWDPLDDTKVWPERDFPLRHVGVMTLNRNVKDFFNENEQIAMGTGVLVDGLDFSDDKMLVGRTFSYSDTQRYRLGANYLQLPVNQPKNARQQTNQTGGQGSYYRDMAPEQNPHVNYEPSIHNGLNEAQHEQPFQPPEITGRLTRSVLERRNDYQQARARYETMMDWERDDLVNNMGNMLSQCERDVQERMLWHFLLVHDDYGNRVGEKLGLTADDVRNLEPLPKQVLTDDDKRRLQHLGANGDGFNSEVWGQWTSSVNNRMVTAEEVMSGKL, encoded by the coding sequence ATGAAAGAACAGGACAAACGTCCGGCTAACAGAGTGTTAACCACTCGCCAAGGCCACCCAGTCACAAATAACCAGTCACAGCGCACCGTAGGTAGCCGTGGGCCGGCCACGCTGGAGAACTATCATTTTCTGGAGAAAATCAGCCATTTTGACCGCGAACGTATTCCTGAGCGGGTCGTACACGCCCGCGGCTTTGTTGCCTACGGTGAGCTCGAAGTCACCGGTAAAATAGGAGACGAGCCCGCCTCCAAATATACCCGCGCCAAGCTGTTTCAGGATGCGGGCAAGAAGACCGACCTGGCCATTCGCTTTTCCACAGTGATAGGCGGGCGAGATTCTTCGGAAGCAGCACGGGATCCTCGCGGTTTTGCTGTGAAGTTCTATACCGAGGACGGTAACTGGGATTTAGTCGGCAATAACCTGTCGATTTTCTTTATCCGCGACGCCATTAAATTCCCCGATGTCATTCATGCACTGAAGCCCGATCCGGTGACGTTCCGGCAGGAACCAAACCGGATTTTTGATTTCATGAGCCAGACACCCGAATCTATGCATATGCTCACGCATTTGTTCAGCCCGCGCGGAATTCCCGCCACCTACCGGCACATGGAAGGCTTTGGGGTAAATACCTATAAAATGGTGAACGAACAAGGCGAGACGTTTCTGGTGAAATATCACTTCCACCCAAAATGTGGCATTGCCAGTTTGACGGATATGGAAGCTGCAAAACTGCAGGGGCAGGATTTGGGGCATGCCTCTAAAGACTTGTACGAAGCCATAGAGCGCGGTGAATATCCGCAATGGGATATGTACGTGCAGATCATGGAAGACCATGAGCATCCCGAATTGGAATGGGACCCGCTGGATGACACCAAGGTCTGGCCCGAGCGCGACTTTCCTCTACGTCACGTCGGCGTGATGACGCTGAATCGCAACGTAAAAGATTTCTTCAATGAGAATGAGCAAATCGCAATGGGAACTGGCGTGCTGGTGGATGGGTTGGATTTCTCTGACGATAAAATGCTCGTCGGCCGAACCTTTTCCTATTCCGATACCCAACGTTACCGCCTGGGCGCCAACTACCTGCAGTTACCGGTGAACCAGCCCAAGAACGCACGTCAGCAAACCAACCAGACCGGCGGCCAAGGCTCCTATTACCGTGATATGGCTCCAGAGCAAAACCCCCACGTAAACTACGAGCCATCAATTCACAACGGACTGAACGAGGCGCAGCACGAGCAGCCATTCCAGCCCCCGGAAATTACCGGCCGGCTAACACGCAGTGTGCTGGAGCGCCGCAACGACTACCAACAAGCGCGAGCTCGCTACGAAACAATGATGGACTGGGAGCGCGACGATCTGGTCAACAACATGGGCAACATGCTCAGTCAGTGCGAAAGGGATGTTCAGGAGCGCATGCTCTGGCACTTCTTATTGGTGCACGACGACTATGGCAACCGCGTAGGTGAAAAGCTCGGCCTTACCGCTGACGATGTGCGCAATCTGGAGCCACTGCCAAAACAGGTTCTGACAGATGACGATAAGCGCCGCCTGCAACACCTTGGTGCTAATGGCGATGGCTTCAATTCAGAGGTTTGGGGTCAGTGGACAAGCTCTGTTAACAACCGTATGGTCACTGCAGAAGAGGTGATGAGCGGTAAGCTTTAG
- the dgt gene encoding dGTPase — MAGFSSKISHKRFYERKSEHTNPSFPAEVSGPDRASLNNTITFQCESDRGRIINSAAVRRLQQKTQVFPLERNAAVRSRLTHSLEVMQVGRFIARKLITLLQTEPLYSQDIEGLEQALESLVEMSCLMHDVGNPPFGHFGERAIQDWFDSAIVACSKKALKAADEEGSEDEHASEPESLSKALLNDIIHFEGNAQGIRLITHLQKLNLTKTQIASVLKYTRCGNEKEPEEKSEPHYYKRKKVGFYYSEKIPIDKILSFHKLKQWHRHPIAYIMEAADDISYCIADLEDAVDKNLMTFGQLQVLLNENFRKHYEACDTDCTCSTVKVGWKEVPECKAMETLLGSSKNWSNYDKEDASQFFVAMRANFVSALVSHAADTLFQHLPRILEGSYDKHVLEDDSAYGRLAKAMKDTAFKHVFCHPEVEANELKGYTVITGLLDRYRPLLEATRETFEKALNNDKKVPVLLSRMCKKLPQKHLRAYREALAPEQKNIQRFDSERVMEYYYRCRLIQDLVSGMTDQYALDEYRELMALETF; from the coding sequence ATGGCTGGTTTTTCTTCGAAAATATCCCATAAACGCTTTTACGAACGAAAGAGCGAACACACCAACCCCTCATTTCCCGCAGAAGTTTCAGGCCCGGACAGAGCTTCCTTGAACAACACAATTACTTTTCAGTGTGAGAGTGATCGAGGTCGCATAATAAATTCTGCTGCCGTACGCCGTCTGCAGCAAAAAACTCAAGTATTTCCACTGGAACGCAACGCTGCAGTAAGAAGCCGTCTTACTCACAGTTTGGAAGTGATGCAGGTGGGGCGCTTCATTGCACGGAAACTGATAACGCTACTGCAAACGGAGCCGCTATATTCGCAGGATATTGAAGGACTTGAGCAGGCATTGGAAAGCCTCGTGGAAATGTCGTGCTTAATGCATGATGTGGGCAATCCTCCTTTTGGTCACTTCGGTGAAAGAGCCATTCAGGATTGGTTTGATAGCGCTATAGTAGCGTGCAGCAAGAAGGCTCTCAAAGCAGCGGATGAGGAAGGAAGCGAAGATGAGCATGCGTCAGAGCCCGAGTCACTCTCAAAGGCGTTGCTGAATGACATTATTCATTTTGAGGGGAACGCTCAGGGTATAAGGCTGATAACACATCTTCAGAAACTGAATCTTACCAAAACTCAAATTGCTTCGGTGCTGAAATATACACGCTGCGGAAACGAGAAGGAGCCGGAAGAAAAGTCGGAGCCCCATTATTACAAACGCAAAAAAGTCGGTTTTTATTACAGTGAGAAAATACCGATTGACAAGATACTTAGCTTTCACAAGCTGAAGCAATGGCATCGTCATCCCATAGCTTACATAATGGAGGCTGCTGATGACATTTCATACTGTATCGCCGATTTAGAAGATGCTGTCGACAAAAATTTGATGACATTCGGTCAGCTTCAGGTTTTGCTTAATGAAAATTTCCGAAAGCACTATGAAGCCTGCGACACGGACTGTACCTGCTCAACTGTGAAAGTCGGCTGGAAAGAGGTACCAGAATGCAAAGCCATGGAAACTTTACTAGGCAGTAGCAAGAATTGGTCTAACTATGACAAGGAGGATGCTTCTCAATTCTTTGTTGCCATGCGGGCGAATTTCGTAAGTGCACTTGTCTCCCATGCGGCCGATACACTCTTCCAGCATCTCCCTCGGATTCTGGAGGGCAGCTACGATAAACATGTGCTTGAAGATGATTCCGCTTATGGTCGTCTGGCGAAAGCCATGAAAGATACTGCCTTTAAGCATGTGTTTTGCCACCCAGAAGTAGAAGCGAATGAACTCAAGGGTTATACGGTCATAACAGGACTGCTGGACAGGTATAGGCCCCTGCTCGAAGCGACCAGAGAAACATTTGAAAAAGCCCTGAATAACGATAAAAAGGTTCCGGTGCTTCTCTCCCGAATGTGCAAGAAATTACCTCAGAAGCATCTGCGTGCGTATCGGGAAGCATTGGCGCCGGAGCAGAAAAATATACAACGGTTTGATTCGGAGCGGGTGATGGAATACTACTATCGCTGTCGTCTCATCCAAGATCTGGTCAGTGGAATGACTGACCAGTATGCCCTTGACGAATACCGCGAGCTGATGGCGCTGGAGACGTTTTAA
- a CDS encoding tyrosine-type recombinase/integrase → MIEKAQHIEAAIRAFKTGNSKHRQQDITVVCNDLIRGMGTLVLQVSTTGSATFRYIQKVAGKRSYSVIGTYSKNGRGGITLAQARQVALEYGALAKRGINVKEHLSNERDKQETLKRLEADQLRSGSFGQLIDSYITTMQVEGKRTWHRVLASIEKDVYPLISPEQKAATVTDTQIIQVLAKMIDRGADTQANRVRSYLHTAFRNGLKHDKDPAKQHTSVLFALQGNPVAGVPRQGGAERVGNRHLDKLELKKLLELLDRCSGISMWSANIIKLCIFTGGQRPYEIVTLKPGCVDFGYSLIEVSENYSKNKTSHLIPLTNSALSIVQWFYERSLNYDADFLIYKGTNLTEHYRTDSLSTAISRFCAANDFAHFTPRDIRRTVKTLMGSIGLSKEIRDRIQNHAFGDTSSKHYDRWEYLPEKRAALEKWEKWYLSLR, encoded by the coding sequence GTGATAGAAAAAGCTCAACATATTGAAGCGGCAATACGCGCTTTCAAAACAGGTAATTCTAAACACCGTCAGCAGGATATTACGGTTGTTTGCAACGATTTAATTCGTGGAATGGGTACATTGGTGCTCCAGGTAAGTACTACGGGTTCTGCGACATTTCGTTATATTCAGAAAGTAGCTGGGAAACGAAGTTATAGTGTTATTGGTACATATTCCAAGAATGGGCGTGGTGGAATCACGTTGGCTCAAGCGCGTCAAGTAGCCTTGGAATATGGCGCTTTGGCAAAGCGAGGTATCAATGTAAAAGAACATCTGAGTAACGAAAGGGATAAGCAGGAAACGCTGAAAAGATTGGAGGCAGACCAATTGCGGAGTGGGAGTTTCGGTCAGTTGATTGATTCATACATTACCACAATGCAAGTAGAGGGAAAACGAACATGGCATCGGGTATTAGCGTCCATTGAGAAAGATGTTTATCCTCTAATTTCCCCGGAACAGAAAGCAGCTACCGTTACAGATACTCAGATCATTCAAGTACTAGCAAAAATGATTGACAGAGGCGCTGACACCCAAGCGAACAGAGTAAGATCTTACTTGCACACCGCGTTTCGAAATGGCTTGAAGCACGACAAAGATCCGGCAAAACAACATACGTCGGTATTATTTGCGTTACAGGGTAATCCGGTCGCTGGTGTCCCCAGACAAGGGGGAGCGGAGCGCGTGGGTAACCGGCATCTGGATAAATTGGAACTCAAAAAACTACTGGAGTTACTCGATAGATGTTCGGGCATCAGCATGTGGTCAGCGAACATTATTAAGCTTTGCATTTTTACGGGTGGGCAGCGTCCTTATGAAATTGTCACTTTAAAGCCGGGATGTGTGGACTTTGGCTACAGCTTGATCGAAGTCAGTGAGAATTACAGCAAGAACAAGACTAGCCATCTTATCCCTCTTACGAATAGTGCATTGAGTATTGTTCAGTGGTTCTACGAGCGGAGCCTTAACTACGACGCTGACTTTTTGATCTACAAAGGGACAAATCTCACTGAGCATTATCGAACAGACTCGCTAAGTACGGCCATCAGCCGGTTTTGCGCTGCTAACGATTTTGCTCACTTTACCCCTCGCGATATCAGACGCACTGTTAAAACATTGATGGGCTCGATCGGCTTGTCGAAAGAAATCAGAGATCGTATCCAAAATCACGCGTTTGGTGATACATCAAGTAAACACTATGATCGCTGGGAATATTTACCGGAAAAACGAGCGGCTTTGGAAAAATGGGAGAAGTGGTATTTAAGTCTGCGCTAA
- a CDS encoding helix-turn-helix transcriptional regulator: MLLSISSTTLWRHVKSGELPPPKYVGKSRYWRYEDILRFV, from the coding sequence ATGTTACTTTCGATCAGCTCCACCACTCTTTGGAGACACGTAAAGAGCGGGGAACTTCCTCCACCAAAATACGTGGGTAAATCCAGGTACTGGCGCTACGAAGACATATTACGGTTCGTCTAA
- a CDS encoding alkaline phosphatase has product MAKPQQNTEEARQFPRNIIMVIADGMGPAYTTAYRNFSDDPNTDMVEPVIFDDIFVGNASTYPASESGYVTDSAAAATALATGIKTYNGAIGVDVNKQPVESVLQRAKTLGLRTGLAVTSQINHATPAAYIAHNESRQNYPQIADSFFDSRVDNQLIADVMLGGGTRYFNREDRDVTAEFINAGYEFAEQYDDLLKIDEGSNVLGLFAEVGLPPALDDPKDDRLAFLTKHAIRFLENPNGFFLLVEASQVDWAGHSNDIASVVAEMDDLAQTLDYLQSYVAAHPDTLVILTADHNTGGLTIGADGEYHWDPAPLHRISASVTAISKDLVKAADVESYVSDKLGFTLNAQETAQLEQVKLLSVEEVEKVLKYIIDKRTNTGWTTTGHTGTDVEVFAFGKQSQLFTGQIDNTDIAKHIFDLLDRRTSS; this is encoded by the coding sequence ATGGCTAAGCCACAACAAAACACAGAAGAAGCGAGGCAATTTCCACGAAATATTATTATGGTTATCGCAGATGGTATGGGCCCCGCCTATACCACGGCTTACCGCAACTTTTCTGATGATCCGAACACCGATATGGTTGAGCCGGTAATATTTGACGACATCTTTGTTGGAAATGCATCAACCTACCCGGCATCCGAGTCTGGGTATGTAACAGATTCCGCAGCCGCAGCGACCGCGCTAGCGACCGGTATAAAAACTTACAACGGTGCCATAGGCGTGGACGTCAACAAGCAACCCGTTGAATCAGTGCTACAACGCGCAAAAACCCTGGGTTTACGCACTGGCTTAGCCGTAACTTCTCAAATTAATCACGCCACTCCTGCCGCTTATATTGCGCATAATGAAAGCAGACAAAACTATCCGCAAATAGCGGATAGTTTTTTCGATAGCCGTGTCGATAATCAATTAATAGCTGATGTTATGCTGGGTGGTGGAACGCGGTACTTTAATCGAGAAGACAGGGATGTAACTGCTGAATTCATCAACGCCGGTTATGAGTTTGCAGAACAATACGATGATTTGTTAAAAATTGACGAGGGCAGTAATGTATTGGGTTTGTTCGCAGAAGTGGGATTACCACCTGCACTTGATGATCCCAAGGATGATCGTCTTGCGTTTTTAACCAAACACGCTATTCGCTTTTTAGAGAATCCCAACGGATTTTTTTTACTGGTAGAAGCAAGTCAGGTTGACTGGGCAGGTCATAGTAATGATATTGCCTCAGTGGTTGCCGAAATGGATGATCTCGCTCAAACGCTGGATTATCTCCAAAGCTATGTGGCAGCGCACCCCGACACGCTCGTGATATTAACCGCAGACCACAATACCGGAGGGTTAACGATTGGTGCCGACGGGGAATATCATTGGGACCCGGCCCCTTTGCACAGAATAAGCGCTTCTGTTACTGCTATTTCTAAGGACTTGGTTAAAGCCGCAGATGTTGAATCATATGTCAGCGATAAACTCGGCTTTACGTTAAATGCGCAAGAAACAGCTCAACTTGAGCAAGTTAAATTACTTTCTGTAGAGGAAGTAGAAAAAGTACTAAAATACATCATAGACAAGCGAACGAATACCGGCTGGACCACTACCGGACATACCGGCACAGACGTTGAAGTTTTCGCCTTTGGTAAACAGAGCCAGCTCTTTACAGGCCAGATTGACAACACCGATATTGCAAAGCATATTTTCGACTTACTGGACCGTCGAACTTCGTCGTAA
- a CDS encoding endonuclease/exonuclease/phosphatase family protein codes for MKRYLFILLALFGCVSINAQAGELSITSLNIGAGTKGLNYQGLCTHSQFGSNNDLTIVGLRRYLGQIAVDNYSYGSDQSLLLLQEVDVLTQRNIGWNMPEYFANHLNQYMQSNGIYNWQWTSHFSGIPYRNGQYGIATLSSASLQKSTTRFHQVNDDPHNQVYQSVKVNADGEWFWVINTHFTAGDPLVAQQQLDEVLNYVDTLDPTVNVVIAGDFNIYRDGLHKTLCPSGGLCNGADHQQAYQDMVNALDNSGFSELGSYAGACWNNNTCSFKATGANYARMDYIFLRSANTAFTTSLQLDRPFVDNSCLLTDHFSLNATLSW; via the coding sequence ATGAAGCGTTATCTGTTTATATTATTAGCCCTGTTTGGCTGCGTTAGCATTAATGCACAAGCCGGTGAACTGTCGATTACCAGTCTCAACATAGGAGCAGGTACAAAAGGTTTGAATTACCAGGGTCTTTGCACCCACAGTCAGTTTGGTAGCAACAATGATCTCACCATAGTGGGATTGCGTCGTTACCTGGGTCAGATAGCCGTGGATAATTACAGTTACGGTAGTGACCAAAGTCTTTTACTGCTACAAGAAGTAGATGTACTCACTCAACGCAACATTGGCTGGAATATGCCAGAATATTTTGCCAACCACCTCAACCAATATATGCAGTCTAACGGAATATATAATTGGCAATGGACCAGCCATTTTTCAGGTATTCCTTACCGTAATGGTCAGTATGGTATTGCCACACTTTCGAGCGCCTCTTTACAGAAGTCCACCACCCGTTTCCACCAGGTTAATGACGATCCACACAATCAAGTCTACCAGTCCGTCAAAGTTAACGCCGATGGTGAATGGTTTTGGGTGATTAATACACATTTTACAGCGGGCGATCCGCTGGTAGCACAGCAACAGCTTGATGAAGTACTCAATTATGTTGACACACTTGATCCGACGGTAAATGTCGTTATTGCCGGAGACTTCAATATTTACCGTGATGGATTACACAAGACGTTATGCCCTTCAGGAGGGTTATGTAATGGTGCTGACCACCAACAAGCCTACCAGGATATGGTTAATGCTTTAGATAACTCTGGATTTAGCGAGTTAGGCAGTTACGCGGGCGCTTGCTGGAACAACAATACATGCTCATTTAAAGCAACCGGAGCAAATTACGCTCGCATGGATTACATCTTCCTGCGTAGCGCGAACACCGCTTTCACCACAAGCCTGCAACTGGATCGACCATTCGTCGACAATAGCTGCTTGCTGACTGATCACTTTTCATTAAACGCAACCCTGAGCTGGTAA
- a CDS encoding endonuclease/exonuclease/phosphatase family protein, whose amino-acid sequence MNIKKLPAIAAFLMGLLLLAGCDSDDSSSDISPPVKEEPPTESKMALKIMAFNIQAGRNADGEINLESIAKLIELAAPDIVALQEVDMNTDRSGGLDMVAILANLTGYEASFGPAMEYDNGHYGNALLSKTSFVETTTLQLAEGGEPRSAAKGTITIPSDIQVDLYSAHFDAWERLARVDSAYQLNTLATDNQRPAVLAGDLNAVLGSESIKVLSQTWQLSDPEGTNLTFPASNPTKKIDYVAFYPKDSWRVLSTEVLAFPNLSDHRPYVVELEYLNQ is encoded by the coding sequence ATGAACATAAAAAAGTTACCTGCTATTGCCGCCTTTTTAATGGGGCTGTTGCTTTTGGCAGGATGCGATTCCGATGACAGCAGTAGTGATATATCGCCGCCTGTAAAAGAGGAGCCGCCAACTGAAAGTAAGATGGCTTTGAAGATCATGGCGTTTAACATCCAGGCGGGTCGTAACGCCGATGGCGAGATAAACCTTGAATCTATTGCCAAATTAATTGAGCTTGCCGCCCCCGATATCGTTGCCTTACAGGAAGTCGACATGAACACCGACCGCAGTGGCGGTCTCGACATGGTCGCTATTTTGGCTAATCTGACCGGCTATGAAGCCAGCTTTGGTCCTGCTATGGAATACGACAATGGACATTACGGTAATGCACTGCTTAGTAAGACCTCTTTCGTTGAAACAACTACCCTTCAATTAGCGGAAGGTGGAGAGCCTCGCAGCGCAGCCAAGGGAACAATCACAATTCCCAGTGATATTCAGGTGGATTTATATAGTGCTCACTTTGATGCCTGGGAAAGACTTGCCCGCGTAGACTCAGCATATCAGCTTAACACCCTGGCAACTGACAATCAGCGTCCAGCTGTTCTGGCCGGCGATCTCAATGCTGTACTCGGCAGTGAAAGCATCAAGGTTCTAAGCCAAACCTGGCAATTATCGGATCCGGAGGGCACGAATCTGACTTTCCCGGCATCAAACCCCACCAAAAAAATTGATTATGTCGCATTTTATCCAAAGGATAGCTGGCGGGTGCTCAGCACTGAAGTTCTGGCCTTCCCCAATCTGTCCGACCATCGCCCTTATGTAGTGGAATTGGAATACCTCAATCAATAG